One Panicum virgatum strain AP13 chromosome 3N, P.virgatum_v5, whole genome shotgun sequence DNA segment encodes these proteins:
- the LOC120666910 gene encoding beta-1,4-mannosyl-glycoprotein 4-beta-N-acetylglucosaminyltransferase-like, with translation MARDLPHPPVTRRKILPFKFLIPFVLILSVSVIAVTQYFQSISYLLRPLWDTPPTPFTRIPHYYAPNISMPQLCQLHGWGILPSPRRVFDAVLFSNELDILEIRYRELLPYVDRFVILEANATFTGIPKSLSFYENIGRFAFAGSKIVYDMLSIGELDTDHLRQPFNVEAYHRRSLNMLIRRSGIAAGDALIMADADEIPSPETLQLLKWCDGIPPVMHLEMKNYMYSFEFPVDDNSWRASAHVFNERTLYRHSRQSNLILADSGWHCSFCFRDIKEFIFKMKAYSHADRVKQQSFLNPERIQKIICNGEDLFDMLPEEYTFRDLFKKMGPIPKSASAVHLPSYLIKNADKFRFLLPGGCLRSK, from the coding sequence ATGGCCAGAGACTTACCCCATCCGCCTGTAACGAGACGAAAAATTCTGCCTTTCAAGTTCCTGATACCATTTGTTCTGATTCTTTCTGTGTCTGTTATTGCTGTCACCCAGTACTTCCAAAGTATCTCTTACCTTCTGCGCCCACTGTGGGACACACCACCTACACCATTCACCCGCATTCCACACTACTATGCTCCCAATATCTCCATGCCCCAGCTGTGCCAGCTCCATGGCTGGGGCATCCTTCCCTCCCCACGGCGTGTGTTTGATGCTGTCCTCTTCAGTAATGAACTTGACATTCTGGAAATCCGTTACCGTGAGCTCCTCCCATATGTTGATAGGTTTGTCATCCTTGAGGCCAATGCCACCTTCACCGGTATCCCCAAGTCACTCTCCTTTTATGAAAACATCGGCCGTTTTGCATTTGCTGGATCAAAGATTGTCTATGACATGCTTTCTATTGGAGAACTGGATACTGATCATCTTAGGCAGCCCTTCAATGTCGAGGCATATCATCGTCGTTCACTTAACATGTTGATACGAAGATCAGGTATTGCTGCTGGTGATGCGCTGATCatggctgatgctgatgagatccCTAGCCCCGAGACACTGCAGTTGCTCAAGTGGTGTGATGGAATACCACCAGTCATGCACCTTGAGATGAAGAACTATATGTATTCCTTTGAATTTCCTGTGGACGACAACAGCTGGAGAGCATCAGCACATGTGTTCAATGAGCGTACATTATATCGCCACTCCCGTCAGAGCAACCTAATTCTGGCAGATTCAGGTTGGCACTGCAGTTTCTGCTTCAGGGACATCAAGGAGTTTATTTTCAAGATGAAGGCGTACAGCCATGCAGACCGAGTGAAACAGCAAAGCTTCCTAAATCCAGAAAGAATTCAGAAGATCATATGCAATGGGGAGGACCTTTTTGACATGCTACCTGAAGAGTATACATTCAGAGACCTCTTCAAGAAGATGGGGCCGATACCGAAGTCAGCATCTGCTGTGCATCTGCCTTCCTATTTGATCAAGAATGCAGACAAGTTCAGATTCTTACTACCTGGTGGATGCTTGAGATCAAAGTAG